A region of Homo sapiens chromosome 17, GRCh38.p14 Primary Assembly DNA encodes the following proteins:
- the ANKRD13B gene encoding ankyrin repeat domain-containing protein 13B isoform X3 — translation MLQDVFWPCFRTKAGTGHRLPLLPLAPRPQVDIEQLDPRGRTPLHLATTLGHLECARVLLAHGADVGRENRSGWTVLQEAVSTRDLELVQLVLRYRDYQRVVKRLAGIPVLLEKLRKAQDFYVEMKWEFTSWVPLVSKICPSDTYKVWKSGQNLRVDTTLLGFDHMTWQRGNRSFVFRGQDTSAVVMEIDHDRRVVYTETLALAGQDRELLLAAAQPTEEQVLSRLTAPVVTTQLDTKNISFERNKTGILGWRSEKTEMVNGYEAKVYGASNVELITRTRTEHLSEQHKGKVKGCKTPLQSFLGIAEQHGGPQNGTLITQTLSQANPTAITAEEYFNPNFELGNRDMGRPMELTTKTQKFKAKLWLCEEHPLSLCEQVAPIIDLMAVSNALFAKLRDFITLRLPPGFPVKIEIPIFHILNARITFGNLNGCDEPVPSVRGSPSSETPSPGSDSSSVSSSSSTTSCRGCEISPALFEAPRGYSMMGGQREAATRDDDDDLLQFAIQQSLLEAGSEYDQVTIWEALTNSKPGTHPMSYEGRRQDRSAPPTPQRQPAPPASVPSPRPSSGPGSGGHVFRSYDEQLRLAMELSAQEQEERRRRARQEEEELERILRLSLTEQ, via the exons gtggACATCGAGCAGCTGGATCCCCGCGGCCGGACtcccctgcacctggccaccaCGCTGGGGCACCTTGAGTGTGCCCGTGTGCTCCTGGCGCACGGCGCAGACGTGGGCAGGGAGAATCGCAGCGGCTGGACAG TGCTCCAGGAGGCTGTGAGTACCCGGGACCTGGAGCTGGTGCAGCTGGTGCTTCGGTACCGGGACTACCAGCGGGTGGTGAAGCGGCTGGCGGGCATCCCCGTGCTCCTGGAGAAGCTGCGCAAG GCCCAGGACTTCTACGTGGAGATGAAATGGGAGTTCACTAGCTGGG TGCCCCTGGTGTCCAAGATCTGCCCTAGTGACACCTACAAAGTGTGGAAGAGCGGCCAGAACCTGAGGGTAGACACCACACTCCTGGGCTTTGACCACATGACCTGGCAGCGAGGGAACCGCAGCTTTGTCTTCAGGGGCCAAG ACACAAGCGCCGTGGTCATGGAGATTGACCACGACCGCCGGGTGGTGTACACAGAGACTCTGGCACTGGCTGGGCAGGACCGGGAGCTGCTGCTGGCTGCTGCTCAGCCCACTGAGGAACAGGTGCTGAGCCGGCTTACCGCGCCCGTCGTCACCACTCAGCTTGACACCAAGAATATCTCCTTTGAGAG GAACAAGACTGGCATCCTGGGCTGGCGCAGTGAAAAGACGGAGATGGTGAATGGGTATGAAGCTAAG GTGTATGGGGCATCTAACGTGGAGCTCATCACCCGCACACGGACAGAACATCTTTCAGAACAGCACAAGGGCAAGGTCAAAG GCTGTAAGACACCTTTGCAGTCCTTCCTGGGAATCGCTGAGCAGCACGGGGGCCCCCAAAATGGG ACCCTGATCACTCAGACTCTGAGCCAAGCCAACCCCACTGCCATCACTGCAGAAGAATACTTCAACCCCAACTTTGAGCTGGGCAACCGTGATATGGGCCGCCCCATGGAACTGACCACCAAGACACAGAA GTTCAAGGCCAAGCTGTGGCTGTGTGAGGAGCATCCCCTGTCCCTGTGTGAGCAGGTGGCCCCCATCATTGACCTCATGGCCGTCAGCAATGCGCTTTTTGCCAAGCTCCGGGACTTCATCACCCTGCGtctgcctcctggcttcccaGTTAAGATTG AAATCCCGATCTTCCACATCCTCAACGCCCGCATCACCTTCGGGAACCTCAACGGCTGCGACGAACCGGTGCCATCGGTGCGAGGCAGCCCCAGCAGCGAGACGCCTTCCCCAGGCAGCGACTCCTCCAGCGTCAGCAGCTCCAGCTCCACGA CCTCCTGCCGCGGCTGCGAGATCTCCCCAGCGTTGTTCGAGGCCCCGCGCGGCTACAGCATGATGGGCGGCCAGCGGGAGGCGGCGACCCGGGACGACGACGACGACCTGCTGCAATTCGCCATCCAGCAGAGCCTGCTTGAGGCGGGCAGTGAGTATGACCAG GTCACCATCTGGGAGGCGCTAACCAACAGCAAGCCAGGCACCCACCCCATGTCCTACGAGGGTCGCCGACAGGACAG gagCGCCCCGCCCACGCCGCAGCGCCAGCCTGCGCCCCCGGCGTCAGTGCCCAGCCCTCGGCCCAGCTCAGGGCCAGGTTCCGGCGGCCACGTGTTCCGGAGCTACGACGAGCAGCTGCGGCTGGCGATGGAACTGTCGgcgcaggagcaggaggagaggcgGCGGCGCGCgcgccaggaggaggaggagctggagcgCATCCTGAGGCTCTCACTGACCGAGCAGTAG
- the ANKRD13B gene encoding ankyrin repeat domain-containing protein 13B yields the protein MIPANASARKGPEGKYPLHYLVWHNRHRELEKEVRAGQVDIEQLDPRGRTPLHLATTLGHLECARVLLAHGADVGRENRSGWTVLQEAVSTRDLELVQLVLRYRDYQRVVKRLAGIPVLLEKLRKAQDFYVEMKWEFTSWVPLVSKICPSDTYKVWKSGQNLRVDTTLLGFDHMTWQRGNRSFVFRGQDTSAVVMEIDHDRRVVYTETLALAGQDRELLLAAAQPTEEQVLSRLTAPVVTTQLDTKNISFERNKTGILGWRSEKTEMVNGYEAKVYGASNVELITRTRTEHLSEQHKGKVKGCKTPLQSFLGIAEQHGGPQNGTLITQTLSQANPTAITAEEYFNPNFELGNRDMGRPMELTTKTQKFKAKLWLCEEHPLSLCEQVAPIIDLMAVSNALFAKLRDFITLRLPPGFPVKIEIPIFHILNARITFGNLNGCDEPVPSVRGSPSSETPSPGSDSSSVSSSSSTTSCRGCEISPALFEAPRGYSMMGGQREAATRDDDDDLLQFAIQQSLLEAGSEYDQVTIWEALTNSKPGTHPMSYEGRRQDRSAPPTPQRQPAPPASVPSPRPSSGPGSGGHVFRSYDEQLRLAMELSAQEQEERRRRARQEEEELERILRLSLTEQ from the exons gtggACATCGAGCAGCTGGATCCCCGCGGCCGGACtcccctgcacctggccaccaCGCTGGGGCACCTTGAGTGTGCCCGTGTGCTCCTGGCGCACGGCGCAGACGTGGGCAGGGAGAATCGCAGCGGCTGGACAG TGCTCCAGGAGGCTGTGAGTACCCGGGACCTGGAGCTGGTGCAGCTGGTGCTTCGGTACCGGGACTACCAGCGGGTGGTGAAGCGGCTGGCGGGCATCCCCGTGCTCCTGGAGAAGCTGCGCAAG GCCCAGGACTTCTACGTGGAGATGAAATGGGAGTTCACTAGCTGGG TGCCCCTGGTGTCCAAGATCTGCCCTAGTGACACCTACAAAGTGTGGAAGAGCGGCCAGAACCTGAGGGTAGACACCACACTCCTGGGCTTTGACCACATGACCTGGCAGCGAGGGAACCGCAGCTTTGTCTTCAGGGGCCAAG ACACAAGCGCCGTGGTCATGGAGATTGACCACGACCGCCGGGTGGTGTACACAGAGACTCTGGCACTGGCTGGGCAGGACCGGGAGCTGCTGCTGGCTGCTGCTCAGCCCACTGAGGAACAGGTGCTGAGCCGGCTTACCGCGCCCGTCGTCACCACTCAGCTTGACACCAAGAATATCTCCTTTGAGAG GAACAAGACTGGCATCCTGGGCTGGCGCAGTGAAAAGACGGAGATGGTGAATGGGTATGAAGCTAAG GTGTATGGGGCATCTAACGTGGAGCTCATCACCCGCACACGGACAGAACATCTTTCAGAACAGCACAAGGGCAAGGTCAAAG GCTGTAAGACACCTTTGCAGTCCTTCCTGGGAATCGCTGAGCAGCACGGGGGCCCCCAAAATGGG ACCCTGATCACTCAGACTCTGAGCCAAGCCAACCCCACTGCCATCACTGCAGAAGAATACTTCAACCCCAACTTTGAGCTGGGCAACCGTGATATGGGCCGCCCCATGGAACTGACCACCAAGACACAGAA GTTCAAGGCCAAGCTGTGGCTGTGTGAGGAGCATCCCCTGTCCCTGTGTGAGCAGGTGGCCCCCATCATTGACCTCATGGCCGTCAGCAATGCGCTTTTTGCCAAGCTCCGGGACTTCATCACCCTGCGtctgcctcctggcttcccaGTTAAGATTG AAATCCCGATCTTCCACATCCTCAACGCCCGCATCACCTTCGGGAACCTCAACGGCTGCGACGAACCGGTGCCATCGGTGCGAGGCAGCCCCAGCAGCGAGACGCCTTCCCCAGGCAGCGACTCCTCCAGCGTCAGCAGCTCCAGCTCCACGA CCTCCTGCCGCGGCTGCGAGATCTCCCCAGCGTTGTTCGAGGCCCCGCGCGGCTACAGCATGATGGGCGGCCAGCGGGAGGCGGCGACCCGGGACGACGACGACGACCTGCTGCAATTCGCCATCCAGCAGAGCCTGCTTGAGGCGGGCAGTGAGTATGACCAG GTCACCATCTGGGAGGCGCTAACCAACAGCAAGCCAGGCACCCACCCCATGTCCTACGAGGGTCGCCGACAGGACAG gagCGCCCCGCCCACGCCGCAGCGCCAGCCTGCGCCCCCGGCGTCAGTGCCCAGCCCTCGGCCCAGCTCAGGGCCAGGTTCCGGCGGCCACGTGTTCCGGAGCTACGACGAGCAGCTGCGGCTGGCGATGGAACTGTCGgcgcaggagcaggaggagaggcgGCGGCGCGCgcgccaggaggaggaggagctggagcgCATCCTGAGGCTCTCACTGACCGAGCAGTAG
- the ANKRD13B gene encoding ankyrin repeat domain-containing protein 13B isoform X2 gives MLQDVFWPCFRTKAGTGHRLPLLPLAPRPQVDIEQLDPRGRTPLHLATTLGHLECARVLLAHGADVGRENRSGWTVLQEAVSTRDLELVQLVLRYRDYQRVVKRLAGIPVLLEKLRKAQDFYVEMKWEFTSWVPLVSKICPSDTYKVWKSGQNLRVDTTLLGFDHMTWQRGNRSFVFRGQDTSAVVMEIDHDRRVVYTETLALAGQDRELLLAAAQPTEEQVLSRLTAPVVTTQLDTKNISFERNKTGILGWRSEKTEMVNGYEAKVYGASNVELITRTRTEHLSEQHKGKVKGCKTPLQSFLGIAEQHGGPQNGTLITQTLSQANPTAITAEEYFNPNFELGNRDMGRPMELTTKTQNVPYPLGSGGGRFKAKLWLCEEHPLSLCEQVAPIIDLMAVSNALFAKLRDFITLRLPPGFPVKIEIPIFHILNARITFGNLNGCDEPVPSVRGSPSSETPSPGSDSSSVSSSSSTTSCRGCEISPALFEAPRGYSMMGGQREAATRDDDDDLLQFAIQQSLLEAGSEYDQVTIWEALTNSKPGTHPMSYEGRRQDRSAPPTPQRQPAPPASVPSPRPSSGPGSGGHVFRSYDEQLRLAMELSAQEQEERRRRARQEEEELERILRLSLTEQ, from the exons gtggACATCGAGCAGCTGGATCCCCGCGGCCGGACtcccctgcacctggccaccaCGCTGGGGCACCTTGAGTGTGCCCGTGTGCTCCTGGCGCACGGCGCAGACGTGGGCAGGGAGAATCGCAGCGGCTGGACAG TGCTCCAGGAGGCTGTGAGTACCCGGGACCTGGAGCTGGTGCAGCTGGTGCTTCGGTACCGGGACTACCAGCGGGTGGTGAAGCGGCTGGCGGGCATCCCCGTGCTCCTGGAGAAGCTGCGCAAG GCCCAGGACTTCTACGTGGAGATGAAATGGGAGTTCACTAGCTGGG TGCCCCTGGTGTCCAAGATCTGCCCTAGTGACACCTACAAAGTGTGGAAGAGCGGCCAGAACCTGAGGGTAGACACCACACTCCTGGGCTTTGACCACATGACCTGGCAGCGAGGGAACCGCAGCTTTGTCTTCAGGGGCCAAG ACACAAGCGCCGTGGTCATGGAGATTGACCACGACCGCCGGGTGGTGTACACAGAGACTCTGGCACTGGCTGGGCAGGACCGGGAGCTGCTGCTGGCTGCTGCTCAGCCCACTGAGGAACAGGTGCTGAGCCGGCTTACCGCGCCCGTCGTCACCACTCAGCTTGACACCAAGAATATCTCCTTTGAGAG GAACAAGACTGGCATCCTGGGCTGGCGCAGTGAAAAGACGGAGATGGTGAATGGGTATGAAGCTAAG GTGTATGGGGCATCTAACGTGGAGCTCATCACCCGCACACGGACAGAACATCTTTCAGAACAGCACAAGGGCAAGGTCAAAG GCTGTAAGACACCTTTGCAGTCCTTCCTGGGAATCGCTGAGCAGCACGGGGGCCCCCAAAATGGG ACCCTGATCACTCAGACTCTGAGCCAAGCCAACCCCACTGCCATCACTGCAGAAGAATACTTCAACCCCAACTTTGAGCTGGGCAACCGTGATATGGGCCGCCCCATGGAACTGACCACCAAGACACAGAA TGTCCCTTACCCCTTGGGATCTGGTGGGGGCAGGTTCAAGGCCAAGCTGTGGCTGTGTGAGGAGCATCCCCTGTCCCTGTGTGAGCAGGTGGCCCCCATCATTGACCTCATGGCCGTCAGCAATGCGCTTTTTGCCAAGCTCCGGGACTTCATCACCCTGCGtctgcctcctggcttcccaGTTAAGATTG AAATCCCGATCTTCCACATCCTCAACGCCCGCATCACCTTCGGGAACCTCAACGGCTGCGACGAACCGGTGCCATCGGTGCGAGGCAGCCCCAGCAGCGAGACGCCTTCCCCAGGCAGCGACTCCTCCAGCGTCAGCAGCTCCAGCTCCACGA CCTCCTGCCGCGGCTGCGAGATCTCCCCAGCGTTGTTCGAGGCCCCGCGCGGCTACAGCATGATGGGCGGCCAGCGGGAGGCGGCGACCCGGGACGACGACGACGACCTGCTGCAATTCGCCATCCAGCAGAGCCTGCTTGAGGCGGGCAGTGAGTATGACCAG GTCACCATCTGGGAGGCGCTAACCAACAGCAAGCCAGGCACCCACCCCATGTCCTACGAGGGTCGCCGACAGGACAG gagCGCCCCGCCCACGCCGCAGCGCCAGCCTGCGCCCCCGGCGTCAGTGCCCAGCCCTCGGCCCAGCTCAGGGCCAGGTTCCGGCGGCCACGTGTTCCGGAGCTACGACGAGCAGCTGCGGCTGGCGATGGAACTGTCGgcgcaggagcaggaggagaggcgGCGGCGCGCgcgccaggaggaggaggagctggagcgCATCCTGAGGCTCTCACTGACCGAGCAGTAG
- the ANKRD13B gene encoding ankyrin repeat domain-containing protein 13B isoform X5: MKWEFTSWVPLVSKICPSDTYKVWKSGQNLRVDTTLLGFDHMTWQRGNRSFVFRGQDTSAVVMEIDHDRRVVYTETLALAGQDRELLLAAAQPTEEQVLSRLTAPVVTTQLDTKNISFERNKTGILGWRSEKTEMVNGYEAKVYGASNVELITRTRTEHLSEQHKGKVKGCKTPLQSFLGIAEQHGGPQNGTLITQTLSQANPTAITAEEYFNPNFELGNRDMGRPMELTTKTQNVPYPLGSGGGRFKAKLWLCEEHPLSLCEQVAPIIDLMAVSNALFAKLRDFITLRLPPGFPVKIEIPIFHILNARITFGNLNGCDEPVPSVRGSPSSETPSPGSDSSSVSSSSSTTSCRGCEISPALFEAPRGYSMMGGQREAATRDDDDDLLQFAIQQSLLEAGSEYDQVTIWEALTNSKPGTHPMSYEGRRQDRSAPPTPQRQPAPPASVPSPRPSSGPGSGGHVFRSYDEQLRLAMELSAQEQEERRRRARQEEEELERILRLSLTEQ; the protein is encoded by the exons ATGAAATGGGAGTTCACTAGCTGGG TGCCCCTGGTGTCCAAGATCTGCCCTAGTGACACCTACAAAGTGTGGAAGAGCGGCCAGAACCTGAGGGTAGACACCACACTCCTGGGCTTTGACCACATGACCTGGCAGCGAGGGAACCGCAGCTTTGTCTTCAGGGGCCAAG ACACAAGCGCCGTGGTCATGGAGATTGACCACGACCGCCGGGTGGTGTACACAGAGACTCTGGCACTGGCTGGGCAGGACCGGGAGCTGCTGCTGGCTGCTGCTCAGCCCACTGAGGAACAGGTGCTGAGCCGGCTTACCGCGCCCGTCGTCACCACTCAGCTTGACACCAAGAATATCTCCTTTGAGAG GAACAAGACTGGCATCCTGGGCTGGCGCAGTGAAAAGACGGAGATGGTGAATGGGTATGAAGCTAAG GTGTATGGGGCATCTAACGTGGAGCTCATCACCCGCACACGGACAGAACATCTTTCAGAACAGCACAAGGGCAAGGTCAAAG GCTGTAAGACACCTTTGCAGTCCTTCCTGGGAATCGCTGAGCAGCACGGGGGCCCCCAAAATGGG ACCCTGATCACTCAGACTCTGAGCCAAGCCAACCCCACTGCCATCACTGCAGAAGAATACTTCAACCCCAACTTTGAGCTGGGCAACCGTGATATGGGCCGCCCCATGGAACTGACCACCAAGACACAGAA TGTCCCTTACCCCTTGGGATCTGGTGGGGGCAGGTTCAAGGCCAAGCTGTGGCTGTGTGAGGAGCATCCCCTGTCCCTGTGTGAGCAGGTGGCCCCCATCATTGACCTCATGGCCGTCAGCAATGCGCTTTTTGCCAAGCTCCGGGACTTCATCACCCTGCGtctgcctcctggcttcccaGTTAAGATTG AAATCCCGATCTTCCACATCCTCAACGCCCGCATCACCTTCGGGAACCTCAACGGCTGCGACGAACCGGTGCCATCGGTGCGAGGCAGCCCCAGCAGCGAGACGCCTTCCCCAGGCAGCGACTCCTCCAGCGTCAGCAGCTCCAGCTCCACGA CCTCCTGCCGCGGCTGCGAGATCTCCCCAGCGTTGTTCGAGGCCCCGCGCGGCTACAGCATGATGGGCGGCCAGCGGGAGGCGGCGACCCGGGACGACGACGACGACCTGCTGCAATTCGCCATCCAGCAGAGCCTGCTTGAGGCGGGCAGTGAGTATGACCAG GTCACCATCTGGGAGGCGCTAACCAACAGCAAGCCAGGCACCCACCCCATGTCCTACGAGGGTCGCCGACAGGACAG gagCGCCCCGCCCACGCCGCAGCGCCAGCCTGCGCCCCCGGCGTCAGTGCCCAGCCCTCGGCCCAGCTCAGGGCCAGGTTCCGGCGGCCACGTGTTCCGGAGCTACGACGAGCAGCTGCGGCTGGCGATGGAACTGTCGgcgcaggagcaggaggagaggcgGCGGCGCGCgcgccaggaggaggaggagctggagcgCATCCTGAGGCTCTCACTGACCGAGCAGTAG